In Torulaspora globosa chromosome 1, complete sequence, a genomic segment contains:
- the MCO10 gene encoding Mco10p (ancestral locus Anc_5.606), with translation MSPAYKILGMSVKPHILAIGTLAATGAGVYFGLGSNGQQEKGPVASDSVRDGEEINVEEVLKEFLGKDSNVEEK, from the coding sequence ATGTCTCCCGCTTACAAAATACTCGGAATGTCCGTGAAGCCCCATATATTGGCCATTGGGACACTGGCAGCCACGGGAGCCGGTGTTTACTTTGGACTCGGAAGTAATGGTCAGCAAGAGAAAGGCCCGGTTGCATCTGATTCGGTCAGGGACGGCGAGGAAATCAATGTTGAAGAGGTGTTGAAGGAGTTTCTTGGTAAAGATTCAAACGTTGAAGAGAAATAG
- the HSP10 gene encoding Hsp10p (ancestral locus Anc_5.607), with amino-acid sequence MSGLLKSAKSIVPLLDRVLVQRVKAEAKTASGLYLPEKNVEKLNQGKVLAVGPGFTDANGNKVTPQVKVGDNVLIPQYGGSAIKLAGDEEVILFRDSEILAKINPDV; translated from the coding sequence ATGTCTGGGCTATTGAAATCTGCGAAATCCATTGTTCCATTGCTTGATCGTGTGCTTGTCCAGCGTGTCAAAGCTGAGGCAAAAACCGCCTCTGGGTTGTACTTGCCAGAAAAGAACGTGGAAAAGTTAAACCAAGGTAAAGTCTTGGCCGTCGGACCGGGTTTCACTGATGCTAATGGCAACAAGGTGACTCCTCAGGTCAAGGTTGGGGATAATGTCTTGATTCCACAGTATGGGGGTTCCGCCATCAAATTGGCtggcgatgaagaagtAATCCTCTTCAGAGACTCTGAGATCTTGGCCAAGATCAATCCAGATGTGTGA